The sequence below is a genomic window from Photobacterium atrarenae.
TTGGCAATAAGTGCTCACTGATCTTCCTGGCCCACTCGTAGGCCTCCTGGTGCAACTCCGACTCCACCGGATTCGTGGTACACAGTACGTTTCGGTTCACATCGCCGGCGGTGGCAATCGAGTCAATTCCGATGCTGTTCAAGGTCTGGTGCATCAGCTTAATATTTGGCTTGAGCACGCCGTGGAACTGAAATGTCTGACGGGTAGTCAGGCGGATACTGCCGTACAGGCTGTGATCGGCCGCAAACTTGTCGATGGCCAGCCATTGGGTCGGGGTGATCACTCCACCCGGCATCCGTGCCCGCAGCATCACGTTGTGCAGCGGCTCCAGTTTCTGCTTCGCCCGCTCATTGCGGATATCCCGATCATCCTGCTGATACATGCCGTGAAACCGGATTAACTGGAAGTTATCGGCGGTAAAACCACCAGTGATCCGATCGTTCAGGTCGTCAGTGATCGTCCCGCGCAAGAAGTTACTTTCACGCTTCAGGCGTTCGTTATCTGATAATTTTTGCTCGCTCATTAGTACACGTCCCTCTGATAACGCTTGTTCTTGCGCAGTTCATTCAAGTACTGCTCAGCCTGTTCTCGGCTGTATTTCCCTTGCTGCTCGGCGATGGTAAGCAACGCCTCATGAACATCTTTGGCCATGTAGTTGGCATCGCCACACACATACACGTGGGCACCATCTTGCAGCCACTGCCAGACCTGGGCCGCATGCTCAAGGAGCCGGTGCTGAACATACACTTTCTCCACCTGATCGCGGCTGAACGCTACATCCAGCTGGCTCACCACTCCGGACTTGAGGTACTTCTGCCATTCCACTTGGTAGAGGAAGTCTTCGGTAAAGGTGCGATCGCCGAAGAACAGCCAGTTCTTCCCTACCGCACCGCGGTTATCACGCTCCTGAACAAACGCCCGGAATGGTGCAATCCCGGTCCCGGGTCCGATCATGATCACCGGGGTATTATCATCGGTCGGCAACTTGAAGTTGTTGTTGCCCTCGACAAAGACCTTCACCGGCTCGCCTTCTTCCAGGCGGTGGGCCAGATAGCTTGATGCGCCACCCTGACGGGTCTCATCACCCTGCTGATATTCCACCACTCCGACGGTCAGATGTACTTCTTCACCGACTTCTTCCTGGCTCGAGGCAATCGAGTACAGGCGCGGGGTCAGACGGCGCAACAGACCCAGCAGTTGCTCGGCGCTGAGCTGGGTTTTCTTCTCGGCCAGGACATCAACAACCTGAGTGTTGCCGGCATACTGGCGCAGTTTGTCTTTATCGGCGACCAGCTTCTCGAGCTTTTTGCTGCCGGAAAGCGCTGCAAACTTCGTGACCAGCTGAGGGTTCGCCGCGGTGATCTCATATTTACTGATCAGCGCCTGCTTCAGGGTCATCGCTTCGCCGTCAACCTCAACGGACTCGCTGCCCTCCAGGCCAACCCGGGCCGCCAGAGCATCCGCCAGCGCCGGATCATTGTCGAACCAGACCCCCAGCGCATCTCCCGGCTGATAGTTCAGGCCGGAGCCCTCCAAATCAATCTCGATATGGCGGACATCTTTGCCGGAATTGCGGCCAGTGATTTTCTGACTGGTCAGCAAGGTTGCAGCATAAGGATTCTGCTTGGTGTACTGACTCACCACCTGTTGGGCCTGGCCCACCGGTAGCTGAACGACTTCGGCTTCGCCGGTCGATAGCGTTTCTTTCACCTTGGTCAGGGCCTGCTTGCGCCACTCGGCAGCCGGAGCATCATAATCGACATCACAGTCGAGGCGCTCCAGCATAGGCTGACCACCGAGGCGACTGAGATAGCTGTCGAAATCCTTGGCGGTCTGACAGAAAAACTCGTAGCTGGAATCCCCGAGGCCAATCACGGCATACTTGAGGTTCGCCAGCTTCGGCGCTTTCTTCGATTGCAGGAATTCATGCAGCTCAATGGCATCGTCCGGCGCTTCCCCTTCACCATGCGTCGAGGCGACGATGATGACATGGGTTTCCTTGGCCAGGTTTTTGCCTTTGTAGTCACCGGCCGAAAACAGTGCGACGGCAACCCCTGCGGCTTCCGCTTCACTTTTCAGCGCTTCGGCAACCCCTTTGGCATTCCCGGTTTGCGAAGCATAAATAATGGTAAGTTTGCCTGCCGGTTGGACGGCCGCCACAGGCTGCGCAGCAGGCGCATGCTGGCCTGCAGGTTGAGTCTGGCTTAGCCCCCAGAAGTAACCGCTGATCCACGCCAGCTGTTGTGGCGAGAGTTCGGAAGCTGCCTGTTGCAGTTGACCTATTTGCTGATCATTGAGCGGGCTGGCTAAGGCCGAAAGTTCCTTAAGTAACATGACACGACGATCCCTTTACATTGCGTAGTGTTAGATTAGCTACTCAAGGAAATAACAAGAAAGAATAGATAAGAATGTTTTATAACTTTTTGTAAGGGAGGAGCGCGTGGTTATCCGGCGAGCCGGATCACCACATTTCCGCTTAAAACGTGTCGGCAATTCGCACCTGGTGGAAACCTACTTCAAACGCCCGCTCGGTGGCGGTATCAATATCGTGGTAACACTTTTCGCTGCCGGCACCGTCAGTCAGGGGGACAAAACCACCGCGGCGATGGCGAAACTCAACAATCCAGCCATTGGCCTGGATGGAGGGCTCGATCACCGCTTCCACAATATCCTTATTGGCATACAGTTGCTGTAATTCAGTAAGAGTCATTGCCTGATTCCTAGTCGCTGTATCCTTTTAAAAATGGTACAGAAACCTGAAAACAGGCAACAAAAAAGCCACGATACCTCGTGGCTTTTTGCTTCAAATGGTCAGAACAACAACTTAGAAGTCCAGTTCCAGCCCGGCAAACCAGCCGTCAATTTTCACATCGCCGGCAGAGTTCTTGATGAAATCCAGCTCGTAATCCATCACACGGTAGCCCGCACGCAGGTTCAGATCGGCTGCAACCAGAGGCAGTGCCCAGTTCACCCCAGCGGTGCCATCAACCGTATTGGTCCCGTCGAAGTTCCCCATGTTCAGGTCAACAAACACAGAGACCGGGGTCATCGGCAGGCCGACTTCGGCATTGCCGTACAGGCTCGGATGCCACTCGCTGAAGCTCTCGCCCGCGAATTTACCGTCATTGAACTTGGTCAGTGTGATACCGGCATCAAACGCAACCAGTTCATTGTCCAGGAACTCATAGTAGGCTGTGTAGTCGGTCTGGCCAAACGACACCGCACCGGCATCAACATCGCTATAGCGCAGGCGCGCATTCGGGACCAGCGGAATAAAATGCTCAAAAGCCAGGTGATAGGAGAAATGCGTGTCATCATCATCGCTCTTCACGTCGTTCACTTTTGCATTTGCAAACCAAGCGTCCGCCCCTGCCTTCACACCCAAAAGCACAGCGGCCTGCGCCGGTACAGCTGCAGCCAGCGCCACTGCTGCCGCGACAGCCGAAGTTGTCAGTTTATTCATTCTTCGAGTCTCCGCTCTTTATTAGAATATTCAAGTTCGGCCAGACTATACCAGATGCTGTACAAGAAAACCGCATTTCCTGCCATCATGAATAAGCATGGTTTTACTTGGCCCGATGGCTGGTGATACTGCTCCCAAAACCCACTTAGTAGCGACGACGGTACTGGGTCCGTCGGTCATGAGTCTGACGACACTGCGCCGGCTGATGACGACGATATAGCCATATCCCCACTGCAATCAGAATTAACCAGGGCAGCAACTTCAGCACGATGCCCAGCATGCCAACCAACGCCATCACCACAAAGCCAGCAAATACCGCCACCGCCATCCCCACCAGGCTGACCCCGGTAAACAGCAACACAAACGCAAATGCCACTAAAAACAGAAACTCAATCATGATCGGTCCTCTTTCCTGATCCACTGCCAACAACACAGCACAAACCAGGCCAACTTGGCAAGAAAAATACAAGCAACTGATTATAAAAAGAAAATAAAAAGCGCAGATCTTTTCAGATCCGCGCTTCAGGAAATGTTTAGCGACTTTCGCCACCTATTTAGTGAAACCCGCCAGCTCTTCAGACAACCGACTTTGAGGCTACCGGATATCAGGCAACCAGTTTACACATCCAGGTGCGCCGGGATTTTTGCCAGCGCCTGCTCCAGCACTTCAATGCCAGAACCCGGCTTATGGGCATTTTCACTGATGTGGCGACGCCACTGTCGCGCCCCCGGCATATTCTGGAACAGACCCAGCATATGACGAGAGATATGATTGAGGTAACTGCCTTTTGACAGCTCGCGCTCGATATACGGGAACATGGCTTGCACCACTTCACGACGTTTCTTCACCGGCTTGTCACGGCCGAACAGGCGCTGATCCACTTCGGCCAGCAGATACGGATTCTGGTACGCTTCACGCCCCACCATCACCCCATCAAGATGCATCAAGTGCTCAGCCATCTCCTCAAAGGTTTTCACGCCACCGTTCACGGCCATCGTCAGATGCGGAAAATCCTGCTTCAGCTGATACACCCGCGGGTAATCCAGCGGCGGAATTTCACGGTTCTCTTTCGGGCTCAAACCACTGAGCCAGGCTTTACGGGCATGAATGGTAAAATCGCGGCAACCGCCTTTGTCGCTCACCGTGCCGATAAAATCGGTCAAAAATGGATAGGAGTCCTGTTCATCAATCCCTATCCGCGTCTTCACCGAGATCGGAATATCCACCACCTCGCGCATGGCTGCGACGCACTGAGCCACCAGCTCCGCTTCGCCCATCAGGCAGGCTCCGAAACGCCCGTTCTGAACCCGATCGGACGGACAGCCGACATTGAGGTTCACTTCGTCGTAGCCACGCTCCTGAGCCAGCTTGGCACAATGAGCCAGCTCCGCCGGGTTCGAGCCCCCCAGCTGCAGCACCAGCGGGTGCTCTTCTTCGTTGTACGCCAGGTAATCCGCTTTACCATGAATGATCGCCCCGGTCGTCACCATCTCGGTATACAGCTGGACATGCTCACTCAACTGACGATGAAAATAGCGGCAATGCCGATCCGTCCAATCGAGCATCGGTGCCACGGAAAAGCGGCAGGAGGGGATATCACCCGCGACACCGCGGTTTTCCTGTGTTTTATCAGTGTTTAGCGTCATTCTGAATTTCCTGTAACTTCATTGAAATTGCTTGAATTCCGTTCTACAGTACCCCTCACAGTACCCCTTTAAAAGTAGGACGACTATGGCCTCATTCACTATCGAAAAGCGACAGCTCAAAAACGGCGAACTGCGGTACAAAGCAACTATCTTCGTTAAAAAGCAGGGGCGCATTATACATCGTGAATCCAAAACTTTCAGGAAAAAGGATCTGGCCCGAACCTATGGCCGTAACCGTGTGAGTGAACTGGAAAATGAAGGGGTACTGAAGGATAAACCGGTCCCCCTGGGGGTACTGCTGGATAAATACATGGCTGACCGGGACTTATGGGACAAGACCGGGCGCACCAAACGCTATGTTATCCAAATGCTCCGTGACTGCGATATTGCCACCATCAACAGCGACCAGCTCAGAACCAGTGATCTGATTGAGCACTGCCGCAACCGACGCGCTGCCGGCGCAAAGCCGGCAACGATTTACCATGACATTGCCTACCTTCGCTCTGTGATGAAGAAAGCTAAGCCCGTTTTCAATATCAACGCCAATTACACCATCTTTGATGAAGCGGTGCCCGTCCTCGTCGATATGGACTTAATTGGAAAGAGCCAGAAGCGCACCCGGCGCCCAACTGAGAATGAAATTGATCGCCTGAAAGAAGGGCTAAAGAAGCGGCAGGAATCCAGACCAAACGGGCACACGCGGATCCCTTATCTCGATATACTCGATTTCAGCATTCTGACCTGCATGCGTATCGGCGAAGTCTGCAAGCTGCGCTGGGAAGATCTCAACGAAGAACAAAAAACAATTGTCGTCCGGGATCGGAAAGACCCGAGAAAGAAAGAAGGCAATCACATGATTGTCCCCCTGCTGGGCGAATCATACGACATTGTGGCGCGACAACCGAAACGCAACGCGCTGATATTCCCCTACAATGCCAAAAGCGTCACAGCGGGCTTTCAGCGCGTCAGAAACAGCTTAGGGATTGAAGACTTGCGCTACCACGATTTACGACGGGAAGGCGCGAGCCGTCTGTTTGAGATGGGATACAGCATTGAAGAAGTAGCGCAGGTTACGGGGCACAGGAACCTGAATATTTTATGGCAGGTCTACACTCAGCTTTTCCCGCACAAGCTACATGCAAAGTTTAATGAAGAAACGGCCCACTCATAGCGTGGGCCACTATATTTAGCTCTTTGGAGCATGACCCCACATTAACGAGGTTTCATTCCCAAGCAACCCGGCAATATAGTCGGTGCCGTTATATTTCACAGTCAGAAACGCACCAGTGTATGCCCCATTGAATGATGATGACGCACACGCTGTTGCGGTAGCGTTGACATTAAAGTAATCGCCGTTCCGCTGCAGCGTTCCCGAAATAGTACAAATGCCATTTACGGTGAATGAGCCATCCGCATTAATCGTCCAGGTACTGCCATCGTCTGGATTTGTATGGGTGCCGACTATCTGGGCCAACGGTAAAGATGCTGCCGTTTTGTCCATTGAATAGATCAGGTTTGCATCGTCGATAACTGCTGTCAGCGTAACCTGAGAATCAGTAAATGTCGCTGTCATTTCCTGTTCACTGAGGCTTACCGTTACCGTCGAATCAGAAACAGTGATCCCCTTAGTCACCATTGTGTTACCTGTCGTGGTCGCACTATCGACGAAATACACGCTGTCATTGGCAAAGTCGCCTACGGCCAGCGGATTCTCAGTCCGCGTTGAGTCAACAATCATCACAGCAAAATCTGAGCTGTTAAGATAAATCCCGTCGCCGACAAAGGATCCGCTTTTTGAAGACCCACTGTCACTACTGCCACCACAGCCAACCAAAGACGCAGAAGCCAACAAACCTAATACAATATGTTTATTTTTCACTGTTCTATCCCTTGCGTTCATATGCACCGGGATGCTACCAAGCCAAAACAATAAAGCCCACCGGACGGGTGGGATTTATCGAGATAAGTCATTATTTTCGCTTACTTGTTTTCCAGACGTGTTACTCTTTCATCCATTTTTTCTAACATAACCCGTAACCAACGTACGTCAGTTTTTAATGTGATCCCAACGCCAACGCCACTTGATAGGGCACTCACCACAG
It includes:
- a CDS encoding assimilatory sulfite reductase (NADPH) flavoprotein subunit, producing MLLKELSALASPLNDQQIGQLQQAASELSPQQLAWISGYFWGLSQTQPAGQHAPAAQPVAAVQPAGKLTIIYASQTGNAKGVAEALKSEAEAAGVAVALFSAGDYKGKNLAKETHVIIVASTHGEGEAPDDAIELHEFLQSKKAPKLANLKYAVIGLGDSSYEFFCQTAKDFDSYLSRLGGQPMLERLDCDVDYDAPAAEWRKQALTKVKETLSTGEAEVVQLPVGQAQQVVSQYTKQNPYAATLLTSQKITGRNSGKDVRHIEIDLEGSGLNYQPGDALGVWFDNDPALADALAARVGLEGSESVEVDGEAMTLKQALISKYEITAANPQLVTKFAALSGSKKLEKLVADKDKLRQYAGNTQVVDVLAEKKTQLSAEQLLGLLRRLTPRLYSIASSQEEVGEEVHLTVGVVEYQQGDETRQGGASSYLAHRLEEGEPVKVFVEGNNNFKLPTDDNTPVIMIGPGTGIAPFRAFVQERDNRGAVGKNWLFFGDRTFTEDFLYQVEWQKYLKSGVVSQLDVAFSRDQVEKVYVQHRLLEHAAQVWQWLQDGAHVYVCGDANYMAKDVHEALLTIAEQQGKYSREQAEQYLNELRKNKRYQRDVY
- a CDS encoding thymidylate kinase produces the protein MTLTELQQLYANKDIVEAVIEPSIQANGWIVEFRHRRGGFVPLTDGAGSEKCYHDIDTATERAFEVGFHQVRIADTF
- a CDS encoding TIGR04219 family outer membrane beta-barrel protein; amino-acid sequence: MNKLTTSAVAAAVALAAAVPAQAAVLLGVKAGADAWFANAKVNDVKSDDDDTHFSYHLAFEHFIPLVPNARLRYSDVDAGAVSFGQTDYTAYYEFLDNELVAFDAGITLTKFNDGKFAGESFSEWHPSLYGNAEVGLPMTPVSVFVDLNMGNFDGTNTVDGTAGVNWALPLVAADLNLRAGYRVMDYELDFIKNSAGDVKIDGWFAGLELDF
- the pspG gene encoding envelope stress response protein PspG encodes the protein MIEFLFLVAFAFVLLFTGVSLVGMAVAVFAGFVVMALVGMLGIVLKLLPWLILIAVGIWLYRRHQPAQCRQTHDRRTQYRRRY
- the dusA gene encoding tRNA dihydrouridine(20/20a) synthase DusA is translated as MTLNTDKTQENRGVAGDIPSCRFSVAPMLDWTDRHCRYFHRQLSEHVQLYTEMVTTGAIIHGKADYLAYNEEEHPLVLQLGGSNPAELAHCAKLAQERGYDEVNLNVGCPSDRVQNGRFGACLMGEAELVAQCVAAMREVVDIPISVKTRIGIDEQDSYPFLTDFIGTVSDKGGCRDFTIHARKAWLSGLSPKENREIPPLDYPRVYQLKQDFPHLTMAVNGGVKTFEEMAEHLMHLDGVMVGREAYQNPYLLAEVDQRLFGRDKPVKKRREVVQAMFPYIERELSKGSYLNHISRHMLGLFQNMPGARQWRRHISENAHKPGSGIEVLEQALAKIPAHLDV
- a CDS encoding site-specific integrase, coding for MASFTIEKRQLKNGELRYKATIFVKKQGRIIHRESKTFRKKDLARTYGRNRVSELENEGVLKDKPVPLGVLLDKYMADRDLWDKTGRTKRYVIQMLRDCDIATINSDQLRTSDLIEHCRNRRAAGAKPATIYHDIAYLRSVMKKAKPVFNINANYTIFDEAVPVLVDMDLIGKSQKRTRRPTENEIDRLKEGLKKRQESRPNGHTRIPYLDILDFSILTCMRIGEVCKLRWEDLNEEQKTIVVRDRKDPRKKEGNHMIVPLLGESYDIVARQPKRNALIFPYNAKSVTAGFQRVRNSLGIEDLRYHDLRREGASRLFEMGYSIEEVAQVTGHRNLNILWQVYTQLFPHKLHAKFNEETAHS